The following coding sequences lie in one Nitrososphaerota archaeon genomic window:
- a CDS encoding DNA topoisomerase IV subunit A, producing the protein MSSETSGKSIKYTSKKIELNILKKLESLGINIYDEIYKKRFPSIELPSRSTTNIVYDPKIRQYVLGDKRIQRSARNIRHLRPFAQFLWLATFAKDLILTDKTSTLRDAFYNALGFGIDFKDQAESDDTIMDLEAFLNSSRENFHIFPEERSSVFGPLIVEFTTKGYEGRRLDLTSIPDGAMIGPSMAKAEFIKCKAKMVLVVEKGAVYQRFLEEKAHEKFKAILIHTAGQAPRATRHFIRRLNHELNLPIYIFTDADVFGMHIASVLIYGSALAAHITELNIPDAIWAGIYASDIERYKLPAMKLSSIDVKRLKELEKDPRYQKDPWKREINVFWKHQKKAELEAFSRYGLPFIVNEFLPERLAEIERR; encoded by the coding sequence ATGTCTTCAGAAACAAGCGGAAAAAGTATAAAATATACTTCTAAAAAAATCGAATTAAATATATTGAAAAAATTAGAAAGCTTAGGAATAAATATTTATGATGAAATATATAAAAAACGTTTTCCTTCAATAGAGCTTCCAAGTAGATCAACAACTAACATTGTTTATGATCCAAAAATAAGACAATATGTTCTAGGAGATAAAAGAATACAAAGGTCTGCACGTAATATAAGACATTTAAGACCATTTGCTCAATTTCTTTGGTTAGCAACTTTTGCAAAAGATTTAATCTTAACAGATAAAACATCAACTCTTAGAGATGCATTCTATAATGCTCTAGGATTTGGAATAGATTTTAAGGATCAAGCTGAAAGCGATGATACAATAATGGATTTAGAGGCTTTTTTAAATTCTTCACGTGAAAACTTTCATATTTTTCCAGAAGAAAGGTCATCTGTTTTCGGTCCATTAATAGTTGAATTTACTACTAAAGGATATGAAGGAAGGAGGCTTGATTTAACTTCAATTCCAGATGGTGCAATGATTGGTCCAAGTATGGCAAAAGCAGAATTCATAAAATGTAAAGCTAAAATGGTTTTGGTTGTAGAAAAAGGCGCAGTTTATCAAAGATTCTTAGAAGAAAAAGCACATGAGAAATTTAAAGCAATATTAATCCATACTGCAGGTCAAGCTCCTAGAGCTACAAGGCATTTCATAAGAAGATTAAATCATGAATTGAATCTTCCAATATATATTTTCACTGATGCAGATGTTTTTGGAATGCATATAGCTTCAGTTCTCATATATGGTTCTGCATTAGCAGCACATATAACAGAATTAAATATTCCAGATGCTATTTGGGCTGGAATATATGCAAGTGATATTGAAAGATATAAATTACCAGCAATGAAATTATCAAGCATAGATGTTAAACGCTTAAAAGAACTTGAAAAAGACCCAAGATATCAAAAAGATCCATGGAAAAGAGAAATAAATGTTTTCTGGAAACATCAAAAAAAGGCGGAACTTGAAGCTTTCTCTAGATATGGATTGCCATTCATTGTTAATGAGTTTTTACCTGAAAGATTAGCTGAAATTGAACGAAGATAA
- a CDS encoding DNA-3-methyladenine glycosylase, translating to MKVLSKDFYERKTEKVAKDLLGKILIRKINSKILSGKIVEVEAYYGKEDPASRAYLGKPKYVVKLLYDEPGKALIYNVHANWLFNIIAHEKGRVGAILIRAIEPIDGIEDMIKNRKVKNIFELTNGPGKLTKALKITKELNGIFVTNTESPIIIIEGVKEGIEICSSHRIGVSKDLKKELRFFIKGSKFVSK from the coding sequence ATGAAAGTTCTTTCAAAAGATTTTTATGAAAGAAAGACAGAGAAAGTTGCAAAAGACTTACTTGGAAAAATTTTAATTAGAAAAATTAATTCAAAAATACTTTCTGGTAAAATTGTTGAAGTGGAAGCATATTATGGTAAAGAAGACCCTGCATCTAGAGCATATCTTGGAAAGCCAAAATATGTTGTAAAATTACTTTATGATGAGCCAGGAAAAGCATTAATTTATAATGTTCATGCAAATTGGCTTTTTAATATTATTGCGCATGAAAAAGGAAGAGTAGGAGCTATTTTAATAAGAGCAATAGAGCCAATTGATGGAATAGAAGATATGATTAAGAATAGAAAAGTGAAAAATATTTTTGAATTAACTAATGGACCGGGAAAATTAACAAAAGCTTTAAAAATAACTAAAGAATTGAATGGAATTTTTGTTACAAATACTGAAAGCCCAATTATAATTATAGAAGGTGTGAAGGAAGGAATTGAAATTTGTTCTTCTCATAGAATTGGTGTAAGTAAAGATTTAAAGAAGGAACTTAGATTTTTTATTAAAGGAAGTAAATTTGTTTCTAAATGA
- a CDS encoding AbrB/MazE/SpoVT family DNA-binding domain-containing protein produces MSEVKVSTKGQIVIPKDIRKKLGLKPGDKVKIEILEGKKAIMQPVTNPPEEIFIKVNDEVIEGILKEVNKQDDEKIRRLLKNLGVKY; encoded by the coding sequence ATGAGTGAAGTAAAAGTATCTACAAAAGGGCAAATAGTCATACCAAAGGATATTAGAAAGAAATTAGGTTTAAAGCCTGGTGATAAAGTTAAAATTGAAATTCTAGAAGGTAAAAAAGCAATTATGCAACCTGTTACAAACCCTCCAGAAGAAATTTTTATTAAAGTTAATGATGAAGTAATTGAAGGTATCTTAAAAGAAGTAAATAAACAAGATGATGAAAAAATTAGAAGGCTTTTGAAAAATCTTGGGGTTAAATATTGA
- a CDS encoding PIN domain-containing protein, with translation MNRISLDTSVLIEYINLAGSFHKEAKAVIQCILNGKLIAIIPHPVLVETYYVSTRIYEKLGLSNPEKRAEKFIEWLYRSPNFSLAESSLELAILAGKIKKKFNLALTDAYVLASSKLYHAKAVFKIREKEIMEKLDEIKKEYDVVFLEA, from the coding sequence TTGAATCGTATTTCACTTGATACAAGTGTTTTAATAGAATACATTAATTTAGCAGGGTCTTTTCATAAAGAAGCTAAAGCAGTTATCCAATGCATTCTTAATGGAAAGCTTATTGCAATTATACCTCATCCTGTACTTGTAGAAACTTATTATGTTTCAACTCGGATTTATGAAAAACTTGGCTTAAGTAATCCTGAGAAAAGAGCTGAGAAATTCATCGAGTGGCTTTATAGATCTCCAAATTTTTCCTTAGCAGAATCTTCGCTCGAACTTGCAATTCTTGCTGGAAAAATAAAAAAGAAATTTAATTTAGCATTAACTGATGCATATGTATTAGCTTCTTCAAAACTATATCATGCAAAAGCAGTATTTAAGATTAGAGAAAAAGAAATAATGGAAAAATTAGATGAAATAAAAAAGGAGTATGATGTCGTATTCCTTGAAGCATGA
- a CDS encoding type II toxin-antitoxin system VapC family toxin translates to MKNLLFDASSLIYSLKIRNLKQLYNNYIQFLTIYEVINAIWRESYLTKEVTIKEAGELASIFNEVIELMKMINPHGYEKEILEIAWKLGISAYDASYIVLAKKHNLILVSEDEKLKRKVGKIIKIVSLKELS, encoded by the coding sequence ATGAAAAACTTACTTTTTGATGCTTCTTCATTAATATATTCATTGAAAATAAGAAATTTAAAACAGCTTTATAATAATTATATTCAATTTTTAACAATTTATGAAGTAATAAATGCTATATGGAGAGAAAGTTATTTAACTAAAGAAGTAACTATTAAAGAAGCAGGAGAACTTGCGAGTATATTTAATGAAGTTATAGAACTTATGAAGATGATAAATCCTCATGGATATGAGAAAGAAATATTGGAAATTGCATGGAAATTAGGAATAAGTGCTTATGATGCATCATATATAGTGCTTGCAAAAAAGCATAACTTAATATTGGTAAGCGAGGATGAAAAATTAAAAAGAAAAGTTGGTAAAATTATAAAAATTGTTAGCTTAAAAGAATTATCTTAA